In the genome of Hymenobacter sp. DG25B, one region contains:
- a CDS encoding ParA family protein → MASALCYYYGYKVAMVDCDYPQNSLHAYRLEEQNRLQSEAPFQARLLKQGIPPYPVIISSVEKAVSSIEGLFEQDYDFILVDTPGTVNVVGLPELLRLVDYIFLPIEPDKGSIASTMSYMGILGQFVQSRDEDSNLLGFYAFWNKFVKSEKKGIYDKTEELFQEKGLPLLKSRVELLMTYKENRSTMFPLPERDLNRLGLGQLILEILTLVVGEGAVTPSGKTIAFTAPAVESAPGA, encoded by the coding sequence ATGGCCTCGGCGCTGTGCTACTACTATGGCTACAAGGTGGCCATGGTGGACTGCGACTACCCGCAAAACTCCTTGCACGCCTACCGCCTTGAAGAGCAGAACCGGCTGCAGTCGGAAGCGCCGTTTCAGGCCCGCCTGCTGAAGCAGGGCATCCCGCCGTATCCGGTTATCATTTCCAGCGTGGAAAAAGCCGTGAGTTCCATCGAGGGATTGTTTGAGCAGGACTATGATTTCATCCTGGTGGATACGCCCGGCACGGTGAACGTGGTGGGGCTCCCCGAACTGCTACGGCTGGTGGATTACATCTTTCTGCCGATTGAGCCTGACAAGGGCTCGATTGCCTCCACCATGTCCTACATGGGCATCCTGGGTCAGTTTGTGCAGTCTCGCGATGAAGACTCCAACCTGCTGGGCTTCTACGCCTTCTGGAACAAGTTCGTGAAGTCCGAGAAGAAGGGGATTTATGATAAGACGGAGGAGCTGTTTCAGGAGAAGGGCCTGCCCTTGCTCAAGAGCCGGGTGGAACTGCTGATGACCTACAAGGAAAACCGCTCCACGATGTTTCCGCTGCCGGAGCGTGACCTCAACCGCCTTGGCCTGGGCCAGCTCATTCTGGAAATCCTCACCCTCGTGGTAGGCGAGGGGGCCGTTACGCCCTCGGGTAAAACCATTGCGTTTACGGCCCCGGCTGTCGAGTCAGCCCCCGGCGCGTAG
- the mobC gene encoding conjugal transfer protein MobC, protein MEDEKGLRKIMEFMRLFAIVLMGINIYYYCFGYFKSMGWTPAVVEHVLESFTKNTFLFKASWVSKTLSVVFLLLSCLGTRGRANEKLKGASVVGYAVIGLALIYGSDIVRSFALGAGLTTALYTGLLSAGFLLLLSAGAWLSRLFNNDLMKDIFNKANESFPQEERLMENEYSVNLRTEYQLRGKKHHGWLNVVNPFRATMVLGTPGSGKSFAIINEFIRQHLAKGFCMYIYDYKFDDLSRICYNTLLRHQDKFDKPVGFYVINFDNPRKSHRCNPLLPELMTDIVDAYESASTIMLNLNKSWIQKQGDFFVESPINFVAAIIWFLKLFEKGKYCTFPHVIEFLSRDYEEIFPVLASYPEIENLVKPFVSAFQKDAIEQLEGQIASARIPLGRLASPQLYWVMSGNDFTLDINSNEEPKVLCVGNNPERQAIYGAALGLYNARLVKLVNQKGKRKSSIIIDELPTIYFKGLDNLIATARSNKVSTCLGFQDFSQLERDYGQKEAEVIKNTVGNVFSGQVSGNSGKWLSERFGKILQQRQSLSINMRETSTSLSTQMDSMIPASTIANLTQGNFVGAVADNFGEEIDQKVFHARIQVDVKAVAAEAQAYQPIPDITSFINPATGKDEAEEMIKANFNRVKTEVKELCARELLRIGQDPTLRHLIKEKTEK, encoded by the coding sequence ATGGAAGACGAGAAAGGGTTACGGAAAATCATGGAGTTTATGCGCCTGTTTGCCATTGTGCTGATGGGCATTAACATCTACTATTACTGCTTCGGCTACTTCAAAAGCATGGGCTGGACACCGGCCGTGGTCGAGCATGTTCTGGAGAGCTTTACCAAAAATACCTTCCTGTTTAAGGCCAGCTGGGTGAGTAAGACGCTATCTGTGGTGTTCCTGCTGCTGAGCTGCCTCGGCACGCGGGGGCGGGCCAATGAAAAGCTCAAAGGGGCTTCGGTGGTGGGTTACGCGGTCATCGGGTTGGCGCTGATTTACGGGTCGGATATCGTGCGCAGCTTCGCGCTGGGGGCCGGGCTAACAACGGCGCTATATACCGGGCTGCTGTCGGCGGGCTTTCTGCTGCTGCTGAGCGCCGGGGCCTGGCTGAGTAGGTTGTTTAACAACGACCTGATGAAGGACATCTTTAACAAGGCCAACGAAAGCTTCCCGCAGGAGGAGCGGCTGATGGAAAACGAGTACTCGGTGAACCTGCGCACCGAGTACCAGCTGCGCGGCAAGAAGCACCACGGCTGGCTGAACGTGGTGAATCCGTTTCGAGCTACCATGGTGCTGGGCACGCCGGGCTCGGGCAAGTCGTTCGCCATTATCAACGAGTTCATCCGGCAGCACTTGGCCAAGGGCTTCTGCATGTACATCTACGACTACAAGTTTGACGATTTGAGCCGCATCTGCTACAACACGCTGCTGCGCCACCAGGACAAGTTTGATAAGCCCGTGGGCTTCTACGTCATCAACTTCGACAATCCTCGCAAGAGTCACCGCTGCAACCCGCTGCTGCCCGAGCTGATGACCGACATCGTGGACGCCTACGAGAGCGCCTCTACCATCATGCTCAACCTCAACAAGAGCTGGATTCAGAAGCAGGGCGACTTTTTCGTGGAGTCGCCCATCAACTTTGTGGCGGCCATTATTTGGTTTTTGAAGCTGTTTGAGAAGGGTAAATACTGCACCTTTCCCCATGTCATCGAGTTTCTGAGCCGCGACTACGAAGAGATTTTCCCGGTGCTGGCCTCGTACCCCGAGATTGAGAATCTGGTAAAGCCGTTCGTGTCGGCGTTCCAGAAAGATGCCATTGAGCAGCTGGAAGGCCAGATTGCTTCGGCGCGGATTCCGCTGGGCCGGCTGGCCTCGCCACAGCTCTACTGGGTGATGTCGGGCAACGATTTCACGCTTGACATCAACAGCAACGAGGAGCCCAAGGTCTTGTGCGTGGGCAACAACCCCGAGCGCCAGGCCATTTACGGGGCAGCGCTGGGCCTCTACAATGCCCGGCTAGTGAAGCTGGTGAACCAGAAGGGCAAGCGTAAATCGTCCATCATCATCGACGAGCTGCCCACCATCTACTTTAAGGGGCTGGACAACCTCATTGCCACGGCCCGCAGTAACAAAGTGAGCACCTGCCTGGGCTTTCAGGACTTCTCGCAGCTGGAGCGCGACTACGGCCAGAAGGAGGCCGAAGTCATTAAGAACACCGTGGGCAACGTGTTCAGCGGGCAGGTGTCGGGCAACAGCGGCAAGTGGCTGAGCGAGCGGTTCGGCAAAATTCTGCAGCAGCGCCAGAGTCTGAGCATCAATATGCGCGAAACCAGCACCAGCCTTTCGACTCAGATGGATAGCATGATTCCGGCCAGCACCATTGCCAACCTCACCCAGGGCAACTTCGTGGGCGCGGTGGCCGACAACTTCGGCGAGGAAATCGACCAGAAGGTGTTTCACGCCCGGATTCAGGTGGACGTGAAGGCGGTGGCCGCCGAGGCCCAGGCCTACCAGCCCATTCCCGACATTACCAGCTTTATTAACCCGGCGACGGGCAAGGACGAGGCCGAAGAGATGATTAAAGCCAATTTCAACCGCGTGAAAACCGAAGTGAAGGAGCTGTGTGCCCGGGAGTTGCTGCGCATCGGGCAAGACCCCACGCTACGGCACCTCATCAAGGAGAAAACGGAGAAATAG
- a CDS encoding NYN domain-containing protein, translating into MSINLFWDNSNIWLVGQQVCKMREPGYEFDFRIHVKNLFDFAVDSRTVDYAYVGGSIPPNSDPLWNYFSKLDIKVEKQERGQTSGGEIAVDESIQLQMANRILDSEAPSHMLLLTGDGSGYLNGKGFIKQLERALKHGWSIEVVSWDKGCNRHLKEFAEARGIYRSLESVYDKVTFVNNQRWAK; encoded by the coding sequence ATGAGTATTAACTTATTTTGGGACAATTCCAATATATGGCTTGTGGGGCAACAAGTTTGCAAGATGCGAGAGCCTGGTTATGAATTTGATTTTCGGATTCACGTAAAGAATTTGTTTGATTTTGCTGTTGATTCACGAACGGTAGATTACGCATATGTAGGTGGTTCTATTCCACCAAACTCTGACCCGCTCTGGAATTACTTTTCTAAACTAGATATTAAAGTTGAAAAGCAAGAACGCGGACAAACCTCAGGCGGCGAAATAGCTGTGGATGAATCCATTCAACTACAGATGGCGAATAGAATCCTAGATAGCGAAGCACCAAGTCATATGCTATTACTAACAGGAGATGGAAGTGGATATCTCAACGGCAAGGGCTTTATTAAACAATTAGAAAGAGCCCTCAAACACGGATGGAGTATTGAGGTTGTGAGTTGGGATAAAGGATGCAACAGGCATTTGAAAGAATTTGCAGAAGCCAGAGGCATTTATCGCTCACTAGAATCAGTTTACGACAAAGTCACCTTCGTCAACAATCAACGATGGGCAAAATAG
- a CDS encoding relaxase/mobilization nuclease domain-containing protein: MIAKTTTGNDFEGALTYGAGQRQGKGKEPGEAPLLVVANLIPGSPREMAQDMRAVAAQSKKIQKPVWHTVLSWKAGEVVSQAQKVAAAKRYCELIGAPIDRHQVVVYEHRDKRHAHVHIYLNRVPIDGGPALRTDNNFYRQPAITRQISQELGMDPIPERRRSLRALDPTKEAAREQVSRTLEHLLSQPDRGGEEWLTLQLQKEMIGIRYTHDKGGVLRGVGFETNGVAVRGQEVGYKGAQLREALAAPIVQATLVPEADSAPAVVELPPLPRQSRPEPPKHPRRKGPAR, encoded by the coding sequence ATGATTGCAAAGACCACCACCGGTAATGACTTCGAGGGGGCGCTAACGTACGGTGCGGGGCAGCGGCAGGGCAAGGGCAAAGAGCCGGGCGAGGCTCCGCTTCTAGTCGTGGCTAATCTGATTCCGGGTAGTCCCAGGGAGATGGCGCAGGACATGCGGGCCGTCGCGGCCCAGAGTAAAAAGATTCAGAAACCAGTGTGGCATACGGTGCTCTCATGGAAGGCGGGGGAGGTGGTGAGCCAAGCGCAGAAAGTGGCGGCGGCTAAGCGCTACTGCGAACTGATTGGCGCGCCCATTGACCGGCACCAAGTGGTGGTGTATGAGCACCGGGATAAGCGGCACGCCCACGTTCACATCTATCTGAACCGGGTGCCGATTGATGGGGGACCGGCCCTGCGGACGGATAATAACTTCTACCGGCAGCCAGCCATTACGCGGCAGATAAGTCAGGAGCTGGGCATGGACCCTATTCCCGAGCGAAGGCGCAGCCTGCGGGCGCTGGACCCAACGAAGGAGGCGGCGCGGGAGCAGGTAAGCAGGACGTTGGAGCACTTACTCAGCCAACCTGATAGGGGAGGGGAGGAGTGGCTGACTTTACAATTGCAAAAAGAGATGATTGGGATTCGCTACACCCACGACAAGGGCGGCGTTTTACGCGGGGTGGGCTTTGAAACAAACGGCGTGGCGGTGAGGGGGCAGGAGGTGGGCTATAAAGGGGCGCAGCTGCGCGAAGCCCTGGCCGCGCCGATAGTGCAGGCCACGCTAGTGCCGGAAGCTGATTCTGCTCCCGCCGTGGTCGAACTACCCCCATTGCCAAGGCAAAGCAGACCGGAGCCGCCAAAGCACCCCCGCAGGAAAGGGCCTGCGCGTTGA
- a CDS encoding plasmid mobilization protein produces MEPDKQAEISVEAGRTLRIDVRVSPDEKKDLQAKATAAGYKKVSAYLRDVGRGVEVKENIPPELRRQLVGIGTNLNQIARLAQAGKSFSSHEAQLVQALAIIRGYLV; encoded by the coding sequence ATGGAACCAGATAAGCAAGCTGAAATTAGCGTTGAAGCAGGCCGTACTTTGCGTATTGACGTGCGGGTAAGTCCGGATGAGAAAAAGGATTTGCAGGCAAAAGCAACGGCCGCTGGCTACAAAAAAGTGTCGGCTTATTTGCGCGACGTAGGCCGGGGAGTTGAGGTCAAAGAAAATATCCCGCCGGAGCTGCGACGGCAACTGGTAGGTATCGGTACTAACCTGAATCAGATAGCTCGACTGGCGCAGGCTGGCAAGTCCTTTAGTTCCCACGAAGCCCAGTTAGTGCAGGCACTGGCCATTATCAGAGGGTACTTGGTATGA
- a CDS encoding sensor histidine kinase, producing the protein MRRSDVAGGKRLTVLALLWAGTVARATGLPAENSLASPGDSATVDSLREVARRRQLPDSVRFQTLRALSDALFAQDEPEARRVGEQAVQLARHRRDWPRVADGLYQLVVNCERAADYVAAMQYSQEGAGVARVHRLPDEWRFTQCMGLVSVDTKDVTGGLKYMRQAYQQQGAVGNVPPRERGGLLLNLANTFLVMQRYDSVLHYATRALPYMQRAKDARGLGYVYQFRGEVYAMIKPQTTATLDSAATNMNRALRIMQRHGFRPQTASSALALARVYRLQGQPAVSQRMAELALTLARELKMPDYEADALANLAWAHADQGRMRRSFDLDNRAQDLRDSLFNGDKAQALAQLQVRYDVKLLTEQKRAAEFEQRSQRAQLHSLWLLLGGLTTTIGVGSWLYWRLRRQKALLAVANQANCRSVAEKEVLLQEIHHRVKNNLQLVSGLLGWQASTLPEPALVAALTASRDRIQSMAMVHEFLYQADNLAEVRMDQYLRELLDSLKTALTKPEQAIQLSTDLAPVIMSPKEASTVGLVVNEMVTNAYKHAFQDLAQGNLHVSFASRPTGFQLTIADDGAGMPAQDAPAKAHSLGMQLVRTLTKQLKAKLSVTGSFPTGTRMEVTRE; encoded by the coding sequence GTGCGTCGAAGCGACGTGGCGGGCGGTAAGCGTTTGACCGTGCTGGCCCTGCTGTGGGCCGGTACGGTAGCCCGCGCAACTGGTTTGCCGGCCGAAAACAGCCTGGCTTCGCCCGGGGACAGCGCCACCGTTGACTCGCTGCGCGAAGTGGCCCGGCGGCGGCAACTGCCGGACTCGGTCCGGTTTCAGACGTTACGCGCTTTAAGTGACGCGCTATTTGCGCAGGATGAGCCGGAGGCCCGCCGGGTAGGGGAGCAGGCCGTGCAGCTGGCCCGCCACCGGCGGGACTGGCCGCGCGTGGCCGATGGCTTGTACCAGCTGGTGGTGAACTGTGAGCGGGCGGCCGACTACGTGGCCGCCATGCAGTACAGCCAGGAAGGCGCCGGCGTGGCCAGGGTGCACCGGCTACCCGACGAATGGCGCTTCACGCAGTGCATGGGCCTGGTATCAGTGGATACCAAAGACGTGACCGGGGGCCTGAAGTACATGCGGCAGGCCTACCAGCAGCAAGGAGCCGTGGGCAACGTTCCACCCCGCGAGCGGGGCGGGCTGCTGCTCAACCTGGCCAACACCTTTCTGGTGATGCAGCGCTACGACTCGGTGCTGCACTATGCGACCCGGGCCCTGCCCTACATGCAGCGCGCCAAGGATGCCCGGGGCCTGGGCTACGTGTACCAGTTCCGGGGCGAGGTGTACGCCATGATTAAGCCCCAGACCACGGCCACGCTGGATTCAGCGGCGACGAACATGAACCGGGCCCTGCGCATCATGCAGCGCCACGGATTTAGGCCCCAGACCGCCAGCTCGGCCCTGGCACTGGCCCGTGTGTACCGGCTGCAAGGCCAGCCGGCCGTCTCGCAGCGGATGGCGGAACTGGCCCTCACCCTGGCCCGCGAGCTGAAGATGCCCGACTACGAGGCCGACGCGCTGGCCAACCTGGCCTGGGCGCACGCCGACCAGGGCCGGATGCGCCGCTCCTTCGACCTCGACAACCGGGCCCAGGACCTGCGCGATTCTCTGTTCAACGGAGACAAGGCGCAGGCCCTAGCCCAGCTGCAGGTGCGCTACGACGTGAAGCTGCTGACGGAGCAGAAGCGGGCCGCCGAGTTTGAGCAGCGCAGCCAGCGGGCGCAGCTGCACTCGCTGTGGCTGCTGCTGGGCGGGCTGACCACGACCATCGGGGTGGGCAGCTGGCTGTACTGGCGGCTGCGGCGGCAAAAAGCCCTGCTGGCCGTGGCCAATCAGGCCAACTGCCGGTCCGTAGCCGAAAAGGAGGTGCTGCTGCAGGAAATTCACCACCGGGTGAAAAATAACCTGCAACTGGTAAGCGGCCTGCTGGGCTGGCAGGCCAGCACCCTGCCCGAGCCTGCCCTGGTGGCCGCGCTAACCGCCAGCCGGGACAGAATTCAGAGCATGGCCATGGTACATGAATTCTTATATCAAGCCGACAATCTGGCCGAAGTGCGCATGGACCAGTACCTGCGCGAACTGCTTGATTCTCTGAAAACGGCGCTTACTAAGCCCGAGCAAGCTATCCAGCTGAGTACGGACCTGGCCCCGGTAATCATGAGTCCCAAAGAGGCCAGCACGGTGGGACTGGTGGTCAACGAAATGGTGACCAATGCGTACAAGCACGCTTTTCAGGACCTTGCCCAGGGCAACCTGCACGTTTCCTTCGCCAGCCGCCCCACCGGCTTTCAGCTCACCATCGCCGATGACGGGGCCGGAATGCCGGCCCAGGACGCGCCGGCGAAGGCCCACTCCCTGGGTATGCAGCTGGTCCGCACGCTCACCAAACAGCTGAAAGCGAAGCTGTCGGTGACCGGTTCCTTTCCCACGGGCACACGCATGGAGGTTACTCGTGAATGA
- a CDS encoding toprim domain-containing protein yields MEHELTFQKIKEQVELPELLSHFGYNLKKGEHLGKGKWHVFEGDDTLVVFKGRGGDWMYFNAQDDRDKGSVIDWMKNRVSSDRIAGLGPLPGRNLWQSVNDHFRAYLSLPEEQRPRLDLPPIVETAPGEKFHSIYTQHCRPLENTAYLEGRGITKSTIANPQFAGRILNQFHTVQKEGLPAKTYVNTAFPAYHEGRVVGLELKGEGFKGQAPESQFTRSLWLSRLPEGRPAAVLVVSESALDTLSYAQLHPGESALYASTAGTLTQNKIFELKRLLSEEGIPVIRAAFDNDTQGHHFDTRLLAGLASEQNPMKVVREHEHLLTVEITAAHPAGVQALSLHLKSYNDQATRQYAQENGEPGNSASSQTLRDELIHSNKLGAHTYQFHVPMSREALGAFNEAASQTLGFEHRVEIVKSQGKDWNQDLKHDQLQRVVQRELGDIDEDQYGFGQQHWNNPPIEGQGKIAQLHEAQVLARNQGERLLVVEFRESRDAVALLPALRENLERVGLTIDHAVKLETNAPREIATELTLRYRLDSPQLPAISDALDALRLNPRATMIEPVPDAMERRQLAAAQEQLRQAGPKLVPSDSPAHDQARQSFIEAAGLVARELRESAATLNAARLQEVSRQLLTKPALEGLNRENVEKVLAVVDKLDTLKDNPAVQQLRQAVQQLEQPAQTQQVLQKPRPGPRL; encoded by the coding sequence ATGGAACATGAACTCACCTTCCAGAAGATTAAGGAGCAGGTTGAGCTGCCCGAGCTGCTAAGCCACTTCGGCTACAACCTCAAAAAAGGCGAGCATTTGGGCAAAGGCAAATGGCACGTTTTTGAGGGCGATGATACGCTGGTGGTCTTCAAGGGCCGGGGCGGCGACTGGATGTATTTCAACGCCCAGGACGACCGCGACAAGGGCAGCGTCATCGACTGGATGAAAAACCGGGTCAGCTCCGACCGCATCGCCGGCCTTGGTCCGCTGCCGGGCCGCAACCTCTGGCAGTCAGTTAACGACCACTTCCGCGCCTACCTCAGCCTGCCCGAGGAGCAGCGCCCCCGGCTCGACCTGCCACCCATCGTGGAAACCGCGCCGGGGGAGAAATTCCATAGCATCTACACCCAGCACTGCCGGCCGCTCGAAAACACGGCCTACCTAGAAGGGCGCGGTATTACCAAAAGCACGATTGCCAACCCGCAGTTTGCGGGCCGCATCCTCAACCAGTTTCACACGGTGCAGAAGGAGGGACTGCCGGCCAAGACCTACGTCAATACGGCCTTTCCTGCCTACCACGAGGGGCGCGTAGTGGGACTGGAGCTGAAAGGGGAGGGCTTCAAAGGTCAGGCTCCCGAAAGCCAGTTCACCCGCTCGCTGTGGCTGAGCAGGCTGCCCGAGGGCCGGCCGGCGGCGGTGCTGGTCGTAAGCGAATCGGCCCTCGATACGCTTTCCTACGCGCAGCTGCATCCCGGTGAAAGCGCCCTATATGCCTCGACGGCCGGCACGCTCACCCAGAACAAGATTTTCGAGCTGAAGCGGCTGCTCAGCGAGGAAGGCATTCCGGTCATCCGAGCCGCTTTTGACAACGATACGCAGGGCCACCACTTCGATACCCGGCTGCTGGCCGGTCTGGCCAGCGAGCAAAACCCGATGAAAGTAGTCCGGGAGCACGAGCACCTGCTGACCGTCGAAATCACCGCCGCCCACCCGGCCGGCGTGCAGGCGCTCAGCCTGCACCTCAAAAGCTACAACGACCAGGCTACCCGGCAGTACGCCCAGGAAAACGGGGAGCCGGGCAATTCGGCCAGCAGCCAGACCCTGCGCGACGAGCTGATTCACTCCAACAAGCTGGGGGCCCACACCTACCAGTTTCACGTGCCGATGAGCCGGGAGGCGCTGGGGGCCTTTAATGAGGCGGCCAGCCAGACGTTGGGCTTTGAGCACCGGGTGGAGATTGTGAAAAGCCAGGGCAAGGACTGGAACCAGGACCTCAAGCACGACCAGCTGCAGCGGGTGGTGCAGCGCGAGCTGGGTGACATTGACGAGGACCAGTATGGCTTCGGCCAGCAGCACTGGAACAACCCACCCATCGAAGGCCAGGGCAAAATTGCGCAGCTGCACGAGGCCCAAGTCCTAGCCCGCAACCAGGGTGAGCGGCTGCTTGTAGTCGAGTTTCGGGAAAGCCGCGACGCCGTGGCGCTGCTGCCCGCCCTGCGGGAGAACCTCGAAAGGGTCGGGCTCACCATTGACCACGCCGTTAAGCTGGAAACCAATGCGCCCCGGGAAATTGCCACGGAGCTTACCCTGCGCTACCGGCTGGATTCGCCGCAGCTGCCGGCCATCAGCGACGCGCTGGATGCATTGCGGCTAAATCCCAGGGCCACTATGATTGAGCCGGTGCCGGATGCAATGGAGCGCCGGCAGCTTGCCGCCGCGCAGGAGCAGCTGCGGCAGGCCGGGCCCAAGCTGGTGCCCAGTGACTCGCCCGCCCACGACCAGGCCCGGCAATCGTTTATCGAAGCGGCGGGCCTGGTGGCCCGGGAGCTGCGTGAGAGCGCTGCCACACTGAACGCGGCCCGTTTGCAGGAGGTCAGCCGGCAGCTTCTGACCAAGCCGGCGCTGGAAGGTCTGAACCGGGAAAACGTGGAGAAGGTGCTGGCCGTGGTCGATAAGCTCGACACGTTGAAGGATAATCCTGCCGTGCAGCAGCTGCGCCAAGCCGTGCAGCAATTGGAGCAGCCTGCCCAGACGCAGCAAGTGCTGCAAAAGCCCCGACCTGGTCCCCGCTTGTAA
- a CDS encoding DUF3945 domain-containing protein, which translates to MAEQDEVNTPTPERWYLSAVPTSNGNLSGQSLQRQPAGHSLYEIQINPANPNQAALLPAPGADGQLLNAFDHALMRAFTTNRLPGREDKFLTVEKPTLLEKVGDNWKITEQGRVGYSATEPEQRLLVFGQATPQSTQQAELTTRAEELAGEVATTSGAVRAEAEAELEGVANRAQQGPDESRATYADALRDEARAEVAEGVAAPERQQPVGEGPGSEQPPLVPTPFPDAAATAEPVGELRITWQQKGEEVAPLLEMRAYLDQLKEAGVAVGALQLERDPAGKLSGGFAVSYDPESHKLGQLEAALQGFRQVGNGVAVMEKPEQAAARRQEAGYDDDYEPQRSKQVREAFGVKQWDALSAQLSAVPKHALTAPEQVQQAAAEQRVQLLAQQQGKTTEQVIRDGKSIFDIDTSGNPASAFLKNFYAHLNGGPKTRQNLEVDYEKTRQDLQARLTRHAGAAQPELSPGPPAQSEKPFSVAAEPVIGNAARQTVARSSEPALFKADEVPQKVLASLGLNTAELADSGQLQKLLNGEKTDLLPMQVAGKEGQEPVKFEGKMLLHREADGTATLKMELPQEKLVIPNEIGGQPFTPEQRQRLETEGNAGLVRGLKDEQGREFNGYVAVDKAMNKVVVLPENKVTLHDTVAGVKLTPEQSHDLREGKVVALANMASGSGGQKFDGTVQVNAAKACIEVKPAAHELAQRQAPKAEQTVKATTQTVAPAPVKTEAPQVKTRGPRH; encoded by the coding sequence ATGGCTGAGCAAGATGAAGTGAATACCCCCACGCCGGAGCGCTGGTACCTGAGTGCGGTGCCGACCTCCAATGGCAACCTCAGCGGGCAGAGCCTGCAGCGGCAGCCCGCCGGGCACTCCCTCTATGAGATTCAGATAAATCCCGCCAACCCCAACCAGGCGGCGCTGCTGCCGGCCCCCGGCGCGGATGGCCAACTGCTGAATGCATTTGACCACGCCCTGATGCGGGCCTTTACCACTAACCGCCTCCCCGGCCGGGAGGATAAGTTTCTCACGGTAGAAAAGCCCACGCTGCTGGAAAAGGTGGGCGATAACTGGAAAATCACCGAGCAGGGCCGCGTGGGCTACAGCGCAACCGAACCCGAGCAGCGGTTGCTGGTATTTGGCCAGGCAACCCCACAATCTACTCAGCAAGCTGAATTGACGACGCGGGCCGAGGAACTGGCTGGCGAGGTGGCCACCACTAGCGGGGCAGTTCGTGCCGAGGCAGAAGCGGAACTGGAAGGGGTGGCCAACCGCGCGCAGCAAGGACCGGACGAAAGCCGGGCCACCTACGCGGATGCGTTACGAGACGAGGCCCGGGCAGAAGTAGCAGAAGGTGTCGCCGCGCCGGAGCGGCAACAACCGGTAGGGGAGGGGCCAGGCAGCGAGCAGCCGCCCCTGGTTCCTACACCCTTCCCGGATGCTGCGGCCACTGCGGAGCCGGTCGGGGAGCTGCGCATTACCTGGCAGCAGAAGGGCGAAGAGGTGGCCCCGCTGCTGGAAATGCGCGCCTACCTCGACCAGCTAAAAGAAGCCGGCGTGGCGGTGGGCGCTTTGCAGCTGGAGCGCGACCCGGCGGGCAAGCTCAGCGGCGGCTTCGCAGTTAGCTACGACCCCGAGTCGCACAAGCTGGGCCAGCTCGAAGCGGCCCTGCAGGGGTTTCGGCAAGTGGGGAATGGCGTGGCCGTCATGGAGAAGCCCGAGCAGGCGGCGGCCCGGCGGCAGGAAGCGGGCTACGATGACGACTACGAGCCGCAGCGTAGCAAGCAGGTGCGCGAAGCCTTCGGCGTGAAGCAGTGGGATGCGCTCAGCGCCCAGCTCTCGGCCGTGCCCAAGCACGCCCTCACCGCCCCGGAGCAGGTGCAGCAGGCGGCGGCCGAACAGCGGGTGCAGCTACTGGCCCAGCAGCAGGGCAAAACCACTGAGCAGGTCATCCGTGACGGCAAGAGCATCTTTGACATCGACACGAGTGGCAACCCCGCATCGGCGTTTCTGAAAAACTTCTATGCCCACCTGAACGGCGGCCCGAAGACCCGGCAGAATCTGGAAGTCGACTACGAGAAAACCCGCCAGGATTTGCAGGCCCGCCTGACCCGGCACGCCGGGGCGGCCCAGCCGGAGCTTTCGCCCGGCCCGCCAGCGCAGAGTGAAAAGCCGTTCAGCGTGGCGGCGGAACCCGTCATTGGCAATGCCGCCCGTCAGACCGTCGCGCGGTCGTCGGAGCCTGCGTTATTCAAAGCCGATGAAGTGCCGCAAAAGGTGTTGGCTTCCCTCGGCCTGAATACGGCGGAGTTAGCCGACAGCGGGCAGCTGCAAAAGTTGCTTAATGGCGAGAAAACGGACCTTTTGCCCATGCAGGTAGCGGGCAAGGAAGGCCAGGAGCCCGTGAAGTTCGAGGGCAAGATGTTGCTCCACCGCGAGGCCGACGGCACGGCTACGCTCAAAATGGAATTGCCCCAGGAAAAGCTGGTTATTCCCAACGAGATTGGCGGCCAGCCGTTCACGCCCGAGCAGCGCCAGCGCCTCGAAACTGAAGGCAACGCCGGCCTGGTTCGCGGCCTTAAGGACGAGCAGGGCCGCGAGTTCAACGGCTACGTGGCCGTGGATAAGGCCATGAACAAGGTCGTAGTGCTGCCCGAAAACAAGGTGACCCTGCACGACACCGTGGCCGGGGTCAAGCTCACCCCCGAGCAAAGCCACGACCTGCGCGAGGGCAAAGTAGTAGCGCTGGCTAACATGGCCAGCGGCAGCGGCGGGCAGAAGTTCGACGGCACCGTGCAGGTAAACGCCGCCAAGGCCTGCATTGAGGTGAAGCCCGCCGCCCACGAGCTGGCCCAGCGCCAAGCGCCGAAAGCCGAGCAGACGGTGAAGGCCACCACCCAGACCGTAGCCCCGGCCCCGGTCAAAACCGAAGCGCCCCAAGTGAAAACCCGGGGACCCCGTCACTAG